The Rhizoctonia solani chromosome 14, complete sequence genome has a segment encoding these proteins:
- a CDS encoding Fungal specific transcription factor domain: MSNPARGPKNEQDQHRDPQGEQAKKLAKQQASLAQALSLTDNSLLAPDRLAGSFDSRHVPSLGATPPLGAHLDTTLYELAMMPSLNLTSYQPTLLASFSPENNDFLSQEDHSTHTLTYSLPSSNENLRSLDLPSLYCPPDPSSSLYIHKSENVEDLEGVGEIVCRTPLGLDRMVDSNSLIFVLYAYSQWILLAVFDPLQIIHTSQETIINQFLDSSASRCRLILISELMMRLIESQSLDEGGKRMLALLEGEICRNIVGYQTQQKLLSQEERRRAITALDHLLLSIRLFSAPLAPTLHLLQLTAPVFLSTCSLPHPPDMSMALLDPSINLRHFVVMDVVTSITTVLDGDIGGHEPRNRYRVPWSLDLCGRFTRTREDQGLQWMFGIPDQFILLLGYMTGLRDDADTTGIPTAPRVIEQIEEDMRSMIILPCEGGDASLTVARMIVQACWRGATFIYLYMALCGADAFDPRVMRAQRGFMKLVNGTRPGRNPDTFLLFPMLISTHRQTIISRILTTPHFMNPNTTGNDYLRMLEDIWARTNSEGRAARWEDLREACVRITGI; encoded by the exons AAGACCAGCACCGAGACCCCCAGGGCGAGCAGGCAAAAAAACTTGCCAAACAGCAAGCGAGCTTGGCCCAGGCATTGAGTCTCACAGATAACTCACTGCTGGCCCCTGATAGGCTTGCTGGTTCATTCGACTCCCGCCACGTCCCCTCTCTCGGCGCCACGCCGCCCCTTGGTGCACACTTGGACACCACACTATATGAGCTAGCCATGATGCCTTCCCTCAACTTGACATCTTACCAGCCGACCCTACTTGCTTCGTTCAGCCCGGAGAACAATGATTTCCTTTCACAGGAAGATCATTCAACCCACACGTTAACATATTCTCTGCCATCATCGAATGAAAATCTCCGTTCACTAGACCTACCAAGCTTGTATTGCCCACCCGACCCAAGTTCCAGCCTCTATATTCACAAAAGTGAAAATGTGGAAGACCTCGAGGGGGTTGGTGAAATTGTTTGTCGAACTCCACTTGGCCTGGACCGTATGGTAGATAGCAACTCATTGATATTCGTTTTATACGCGT ATTCCCAATGGATTCTATTGGCCGTTTTCGACCCTCTTCAAATAATTCATACATCACAAGAAACAATAATAAATCAATTTTTAGACTCCTCTGCTTCACGGTGCAGGCTCATACTAATCTCGGAATTAATGATGAGATTAATCGAGTCCCAGAGCTTGGATGAAGGAGGAAAGAGGATGCTTGCATTGCTAGAAGGCGAGATTTGTCGAAACATAGTAGGCTATCAGACTCAGCAAAAGCTTTTGAGTCAAGAAGAACGGAGACGCGCAATTACGGCGTTGGATCACTTG CTGCTCAGTATACGTCTATTTTCAGCCCCTCTTGCCCCTACCCTCCATCTCCTCCAATTGACAGCCCCCGTATTTCTAAGCACCTGTTCCCTACCTCATCCCCCGGATATGTCAATGGCTCTCCTTGATCCCAGTATTAACTTACGACATTTTGTGGTGATGGATGTTGTTACAAGTATTACGACCG TGCTTGATGGTGACATTGGTGGGCACGAACCGCGAAACAGATATCGTGTGCCCTGGTCCCTCGATTTATGCGGCAGATTTACAAGGACAAGAGAGGACCAGGGTTTGCAATGGATGTTTGGCATCCCGGATCAATTCATTTTGCTCCTCGGGTATATGACTGGTCTCCGGGATGATGCTGACACTACCGGCATACCAACGGCTCCCAGAGTTATCGAGCAGATTGAAGAAGACATGAGAAGCATGATCATCTTACCATGTGAGGGCGGAGACGCATCATTAACAGTTGCAAGGATGATCGTACAGGCATGTTGGCGCGGGGCCACCTTTATTTATCTTTACATG GCATTGTGCGGAGCGGACGCGTTCGATCCTCGAGTAATGAGAGCACAAAGAGGCTTCATGAAGCTCGTAAATGGAACCAGACCCGGACGTAACCCCGATACATTCTTACTTTTCCCCATGCTAATA TCTACCCATCGACAAACCATCATATCTCGTATCCTTACCACACCCCATTTTATGAACCCAAATACAACTGGAAACGATTATCTCCGTATGTTAGAGGATATTTGGGCCCGGACAAACTCAGAAGGCAGGGCAGCTCGATGGGAGGATCTCCGAGAAGCGTGCGTGAGAATTACGGGAATCTAG